The following proteins come from a genomic window of Spirochaetaceae bacterium:
- a CDS encoding DUF1854 domain-containing protein produces MNGNDDADRAGGARLPRLGPDRVRFERTGGYLVRAVLADGTSHEPVDFYRAFPYSSPDDLVVLRDSRGAELGILAPLAQFLAAERKLVEEELQRRYFAPRIVTVDALDERFGQSHWRVTTDAGPTRFTVQNEHANLRDLADGSLLLIDVDGNRYRLAPRAELEPRIRRKLEAMF; encoded by the coding sequence ATGAACGGAAACGACGACGCTGACCGCGCCGGCGGGGCGCGCCTGCCCCGCCTGGGGCCCGACCGGGTGCGGTTCGAACGCACCGGCGGCTACCTGGTCCGGGCGGTGCTGGCGGACGGGACCAGCCACGAACCGGTCGACTTCTACCGCGCGTTCCCCTACTCCTCCCCGGACGACCTGGTCGTGCTGCGCGACAGCCGCGGCGCCGAGTTGGGCATCCTTGCACCGCTGGCGCAGTTTCTCGCCGCCGAGCGCAAGCTCGTCGAGGAGGAACTGCAGCGCCGCTACTTCGCCCCGCGCATCGTGACCGTCGACGCGCTCGACGAGCGCTTCGGTCAGTCGCACTGGCGCGTTACCACCGACGCCGGCCCGACCCGGTTCACGGTGCAGAACGAGCACGCCAACCTGCGCGATCTGGCCGACGGCTCGCTGCTGCTGATCGACGTGGACGGCAATCGCTACCGGCTCGCCCCGCGCGCCGAGCTGGAGCCGCGCATCCGGCGCAAGCTGGAGGCCATGTTTTGA
- a CDS encoding ABC transporter ATP-binding protein → MPPEAAALAARAAPGETPLHCVPADLDRRARYQDGHTVVTEQSILAIAGGRVDRYPRRPGDHFAAHVMTGSGVLLVARAGEGGGSEAVAWFSRRHATAYLRLAASLGATESDLRPDGGGDTRRAESIDQRGGFARDWVAEPLRDPRGVLARLTAFLRPQRGIILYALVLFAAANVLTLLIPQLTRILIDGSLVPRTVEPGPVALLLGAMATAYVLRTGITILRNRAVARLSSRLVYDLRTTVFTSVQGMSLRFLAAKPPGDVVNRVATDTTNLRRFLESWGTDGVSQVLLLALLCVVTFSQNWLLALLTVSTIPLALLLAVIVWRLMRWMERTHHRLHDKIGTFVLDVLAGIRVIKAFRREAAEVERYRNWTARKYVIDVRNQKIWRTMVPLMEFAIRIGELLVFLVGGSLVLAGQLSLGELVQFAAYVVLLAEPLAWAGEVPQRLVEALTSAERIFEAIDQKPELRTSPRAVSRTLSGEVEFRNVEFAYRSGEPVLNGFSLHIPAGETTGLVGASGAGKSTVINLLLRLYDVDRGRILLDRTDVRDLDPDSLRRQVGVVLQDPFLFTGSVADNIRYAKPGATDAELVRAAQVAQAYEFVMRFPDGFDTLVGERGQRLSGGERQRISIARAILHDPRILILDEATSALDLETEERIHAALAALTSGRTVIAIAHRLATLRRAGRLVVMEAGRIAESGTHRDLMAAAGRYRAMVEAQRALADAQTLTHA, encoded by the coding sequence GTGCCGCCAGAGGCGGCGGCGCTGGCAGCGCGAGCGGCTCCCGGCGAGACGCCGCTGCACTGTGTGCCCGCGGACCTGGACCGGCGCGCCCGCTACCAGGACGGGCACACGGTCGTCACCGAGCAGAGCATCCTGGCCATTGCCGGCGGCCGGGTGGACCGCTACCCGCGCCGCCCCGGCGACCATTTCGCCGCCCACGTGATGACCGGCTCCGGCGTGTTGCTGGTGGCACGCGCTGGCGAGGGCGGCGGCAGCGAGGCGGTGGCATGGTTCAGCCGCCGCCACGCCACCGCGTACCTTCGCCTGGCAGCCAGCCTCGGCGCCACCGAATCCGACCTGCGGCCCGACGGCGGCGGCGACACGCGCCGCGCCGAGAGCATCGATCAGCGCGGCGGCTTTGCGCGTGACTGGGTGGCCGAACCGCTGCGCGACCCGCGCGGCGTCCTCGCCCGCCTGACCGCGTTCCTGCGCCCGCAGCGGGGGATCATCCTGTACGCCCTGGTACTGTTCGCCGCCGCCAATGTGCTCACCCTGCTGATCCCGCAGCTCACCCGCATACTGATCGACGGCTCCCTGGTGCCGCGCACCGTGGAGCCGGGGCCGGTCGCGCTGCTGCTTGGCGCGATGGCGACGGCCTACGTGCTGCGCACCGGAATCACCATCCTGCGCAACCGCGCCGTGGCGCGCCTCAGCTCGCGGCTGGTGTACGACCTGAGAACCACCGTGTTCACCAGCGTGCAGGGGATGTCGCTGCGCTTCCTTGCGGCCAAGCCGCCCGGTGACGTCGTCAACCGCGTCGCCACGGACACTACCAACCTGCGCCGCTTCCTGGAGAGCTGGGGCACCGACGGTGTCAGCCAGGTGCTGCTGCTCGCCCTGCTGTGTGTTGTCACGTTCAGCCAGAACTGGCTGCTCGCGCTGCTGACTGTGTCCACCATCCCGCTCGCCCTGCTGCTCGCGGTGATCGTGTGGCGCCTGATGCGCTGGATGGAACGCACCCATCACCGGCTGCACGACAAGATCGGCACCTTCGTGCTCGACGTGCTGGCCGGCATCCGGGTGATCAAGGCGTTTCGCCGCGAGGCGGCGGAGGTGGAGCGCTACCGGAACTGGACCGCGCGCAAGTACGTGATCGACGTCCGCAACCAGAAGATCTGGCGCACCATGGTCCCGCTGATGGAGTTCGCGATCCGGATCGGCGAGTTGCTGGTATTCCTGGTCGGCGGCTCCCTGGTGCTCGCCGGGCAGCTCAGCCTGGGCGAGCTGGTACAGTTCGCGGCCTACGTGGTCCTGCTGGCCGAGCCGCTGGCGTGGGCGGGTGAGGTGCCGCAACGCCTGGTCGAGGCGCTCACCTCCGCGGAGCGCATCTTCGAGGCGATCGACCAGAAGCCGGAACTCCGCACGTCGCCGCGCGCCGTCAGCCGCACGCTTTCCGGCGAGGTGGAGTTCCGCAACGTGGAGTTCGCCTATCGCTCCGGCGAACCGGTCCTGAACGGCTTCTCGCTGCATATTCCGGCGGGCGAGACCACCGGGCTGGTGGGCGCTTCAGGGGCCGGCAAGTCGACGGTGATCAACCTCCTGCTGCGCCTGTACGACGTTGACCGCGGGCGGATTCTGCTGGACCGGACCGACGTACGCGACCTCGACCCGGATTCCCTGCGCAGGCAGGTGGGGGTGGTGCTGCAGGATCCGTTCCTGTTTACCGGCTCGGTAGCGGACAACATCCGCTACGCCAAGCCTGGAGCCACGGACGCCGAGCTGGTGCGCGCGGCCCAGGTCGCGCAGGCATACGAGTTCGTGATGCGATTTCCCGACGGCTTCGACACGCTCGTGGGCGAGCGCGGCCAGCGGCTGTCGGGCGGCGAGCGGCAGCGCATCTCGATCGCCCGAGCAATCCTGCACGATCCGCGCATCCTGATCCTCGACGAGGCCACCTCGGCGCTCGACCTGGAAACCGAAGAACGCATCCACGCCGCGCTCGCCGCCCTCACCAGCGGGCGCACGGTTATCGCCATCGCTCACCGGCTGGCCACCCTGCGCCGCGCCGGGCGGCTGGTGGTGATGGAGGCGGGACGCATCGCCGAGTCGGGCACCCACCGGGACCTGATGGCGGCCGCCGGCCGCTACCGCGCCATGGTCGAGGCGCAACGCGCCCTCGCCGACGCCCAGACGCTGACCCACGCCTGA
- a CDS encoding ankyrin repeat domain-containing protein: MTSRTASMPRRGHAPVLLAVIAGVFATVSCGPAAMRKPDCDAWTTGEFFETASVRDVATCVHTDGDIHARDADLNTLLHLAARYANDPRILTTLIDAGLDVQARNRSRTQPLHYAAGFNDDPAFITTLLNAGAELEGRNGIGFTPLHFAARYNQSVVMLTALLSAGADVHSQHGLDGTPLHVAAAFNENAEVVRTLIDAGADPDLVNRSGYTPLHSAGTNETAGVVTALLAAGADVNATHRDEGTPLHTAAGANKNPQVIRLLVAAGADLEARNENGQTPLHVAAAINRTVAVVEALLHAHRNAGLGIAPRNNAGNTPLHVAAAANINPLVIVALVRGGASVHARNDYGGTPLHSFALHRAPFRSRRGPDGGRLPLPGSLIVGTLVTLSADKDAQDNYGRTPLHVAALYNEEISIFEALLSVEPNVNVRDDEGNTPLRYVHDEDIIAVLIEAGATY, encoded by the coding sequence ATGACATCTCGCACCGCCTCAATGCCGCGTAGGGGACACGCGCCGGTTCTGCTCGCCGTGATCGCCGGCGTGTTCGCCACCGTCAGTTGCGGGCCCGCGGCGATGCGCAAGCCCGACTGCGATGCCTGGACTACCGGGGAGTTCTTCGAGACTGCATCCGTTCGCGACGTGGCCACCTGCGTGCACACCGATGGCGACATCCACGCACGTGACGCCGACCTCAATACGCTGCTCCACCTTGCGGCCAGGTACGCCAACGATCCGCGCATCCTCACCACGCTGATCGACGCCGGCCTGGACGTGCAGGCACGCAACCGCAGCCGTACGCAGCCCTTGCACTACGCCGCGGGATTCAACGACGACCCGGCGTTCATCACCACGTTGCTGAACGCGGGCGCAGAACTGGAGGGCCGCAACGGCATCGGCTTCACGCCGCTGCACTTTGCCGCCCGCTACAACCAGAGTGTGGTAATGCTCACCGCCCTGCTGAGCGCCGGTGCGGACGTGCACTCCCAGCACGGTCTCGACGGCACACCGCTGCACGTGGCGGCAGCGTTCAACGAGAACGCCGAAGTAGTCCGGACCCTGATCGACGCGGGGGCAGATCCCGACTTGGTCAACCGTTCCGGGTACACCCCGTTGCACAGCGCCGGCACCAACGAGACCGCGGGCGTCGTCACCGCCCTGCTGGCAGCCGGAGCCGACGTCAACGCGACGCACCGGGACGAAGGAACACCGCTGCACACCGCGGCGGGAGCCAACAAGAATCCGCAAGTAATCAGGCTGCTGGTCGCCGCGGGAGCGGACCTCGAAGCGCGCAACGAGAACGGCCAGACTCCGCTGCACGTAGCGGCCGCCATCAACCGAACCGTGGCGGTGGTCGAGGCTTTGTTGCACGCGCATCGCAACGCCGGACTCGGCATTGCTCCGCGCAACAATGCCGGCAACACGCCGCTGCACGTGGCGGCGGCGGCGAACATCAATCCGCTCGTGATCGTCGCACTGGTACGTGGCGGAGCGAGCGTGCACGCCCGCAACGACTACGGAGGAACTCCGCTGCATTCGTTCGCGCTGCACCGTGCTCCATTCCGTTCTCGCCGCGGGCCCGACGGCGGACGGCTGCCGCTGCCGGGTTCGCTCATCGTGGGTACGCTCGTGACCCTGTCGGCAGACAAGGACGCCCAGGACAACTACGGCCGTACGCCGCTGCACGTCGCGGCCCTGTACAACGAGGAGATCAGCATCTTCGAGGCGCTGCTGTCGGTCGAGCCGAACGTGAACGTGCGCGACGACGAGGGCAATACGCCGCTCCGGTACGTCCACGACGAGGACATCATCGCGGTCCTGATCGAGGCCGGCGCAACCTACTGA
- a CDS encoding alpha-hydroxy acid oxidase gives MLRTLRSVLRFRRRARTRAERLRAEAANIDDLRTLARRRLPGGVFDYIDGGAEDEVTMRANSDAFRRWNFAPRVLRDVSEVDTSMTLLGRRLPFPLVLAPAGFTRMPDPDGELSVARAAARAGLPYCLSTVATRSIEEVAAAADGNHWFQLYPLRDRELTRELVQRAADAGYQAMMPTVDMAVSGRRERDVRRGFTLPPQIGLGTILDGIRHPGWTWRFIRSEPIVFSNVLGRSAPDGSTPVALADFINTQFDPGFSWRDVAWLRDAWQGALVVKGIQTVADARIAADHGCDAIVVSNHGGRQLDGAPPALDLVAPVKDEVGDRAAVICDGGVRRGGDIVKALALGADACMAGRAYLYGLGAGGEPGVDYAVALLAEEMHRIMALIGCTSVGQISRAHVAPA, from the coding sequence ATGCTGCGGACCCTGCGCTCGGTGCTGCGCTTCCGGCGGCGGGCGCGCACACGCGCCGAACGGCTGCGCGCCGAGGCGGCGAACATCGACGACCTGCGGACGCTGGCGCGGCGCCGGCTGCCGGGCGGGGTGTTCGACTACATCGACGGCGGCGCCGAGGACGAGGTGACCATGCGCGCCAACAGCGACGCGTTCCGGCGCTGGAACTTCGCCCCGCGCGTGCTGCGCGACGTGTCGGAGGTGGACACCTCGATGACACTGCTGGGCCGCCGGTTGCCGTTCCCGCTGGTACTTGCGCCGGCCGGATTCACCCGCATGCCCGACCCTGACGGCGAGCTGTCGGTAGCCCGCGCCGCGGCCCGCGCCGGGCTCCCCTATTGCCTGTCCACCGTGGCGACGCGCTCGATCGAAGAGGTGGCCGCCGCCGCGGACGGCAACCACTGGTTCCAACTCTACCCGCTGCGCGACCGCGAGTTGACGCGCGAACTGGTGCAACGCGCCGCGGACGCCGGCTACCAGGCGATGATGCCGACCGTCGACATGGCGGTGTCGGGCCGCCGCGAGCGCGACGTGCGGCGCGGCTTCACGCTGCCGCCGCAGATCGGCCTCGGCACGATCCTGGACGGCATCCGCCACCCCGGCTGGACCTGGCGCTTCATTCGCTCGGAGCCGATCGTGTTCTCCAACGTCCTCGGCCGCTCAGCTCCGGACGGCAGCACGCCGGTAGCCCTGGCCGACTTCATCAACACGCAATTCGATCCCGGTTTCTCCTGGCGGGACGTGGCGTGGCTGCGCGACGCGTGGCAGGGCGCCCTGGTCGTCAAGGGCATCCAGACGGTCGCCGACGCCCGCATCGCCGCCGACCACGGCTGCGACGCCATCGTGGTGTCCAATCACGGCGGGCGCCAGCTCGACGGCGCGCCGCCTGCGCTCGACCTGGTCGCGCCGGTGAAGGACGAGGTCGGCGACCGTGCCGCCGTGATCTGCGACGGCGGCGTGCGCCGCGGCGGCGACATCGTCAAGGCACTGGCCCTGGGCGCCGATGCCTGCATGGCCGGCCGCGCCTACCTCTACGGATTGGGTGCCGGCGGCGAGCCCGGCGTCGACTACGCGGTCGCCCTGCTGGCCGAGGAAATGCACCGCATCATGGCGCTCATCGGCTGCACCTCGGTAGGCCAGATCAGCCGCGCCCACGTGGCACCGGCGTAA
- the coaE gene encoding dephospho-CoA kinase (Dephospho-CoA kinase (CoaE) performs the final step in coenzyme A biosynthesis.): MPDGTRVIGLTGGIGSGKSLVAGLLGERGAVVVDADTAAHEVYRPKTAGWHAVVAAFGTEIVDEDGAISRARLGRIVFGDDAARRKLNAIVHPRVRRLLADRVARARRGGARVVVLEVPLLVEAIRSGGDWKSTYDEIWVVTAPEEQVIARVLARGGVNDARVRAVIRSQASTAERLRYADVVIDNAAGIDLLRDRVTALWDERLASYAAD, translated from the coding sequence ATGCCGGACGGCACACGGGTGATCGGCCTCACCGGCGGCATCGGCAGCGGCAAGTCGCTGGTCGCCGGCCTGCTCGGCGAGCGCGGCGCGGTGGTGGTCGACGCCGATACGGCAGCTCACGAGGTGTACCGGCCGAAAACCGCGGGCTGGCACGCGGTGGTGGCGGCCTTCGGCACGGAGATCGTGGATGAAGACGGCGCCATATCGCGCGCGCGGCTGGGCCGGATCGTGTTCGGCGACGACGCGGCGCGCCGCAAACTGAACGCCATCGTCCACCCGCGCGTGCGCCGCCTGCTGGCCGACCGCGTGGCGCGGGCGCGGCGCGGCGGCGCCCGCGTGGTGGTGCTGGAGGTGCCGCTCCTGGTGGAAGCGATCAGGTCCGGCGGGGACTGGAAGAGCACGTACGACGAGATCTGGGTGGTCACCGCCCCCGAGGAGCAGGTGATCGCGCGCGTCCTGGCGCGCGGCGGCGTCAACGATGCACGCGTCAGGGCGGTGATCCGGTCACAGGCAAGCACCGCGGAGCGACTCCGCTACGCGGACGTGGTGATCGACAACGCCGCCGGCATCGACCTGCTGCGCGACCGGGTCACCGCACTCTGGGACGAGCGGCTGGCATCGTACGCGGCCGACTGA
- a CDS encoding cupin domain-containing protein, which translates to MPFVALNELPKLELFPGIRSALVAGERVMLSALEMEDGGVVPEHSHPHEQAGLVLKGKLRLRIGDEERDLEPGDAFLIPPHVVHSGVVTAGPARVLDIFSPVREDYVNRYNSFTGTGGDTRWHDR; encoded by the coding sequence ATGCCGTTTGTCGCATTGAACGAGTTGCCGAAGCTGGAGCTGTTTCCCGGGATCCGTAGCGCCCTGGTGGCCGGCGAGCGGGTAATGCTGTCCGCTCTGGAGATGGAGGACGGCGGAGTGGTGCCGGAGCACAGCCATCCGCATGAGCAGGCGGGCCTGGTCCTGAAGGGCAAGCTGCGCCTGCGCATCGGCGACGAAGAGCGCGACCTGGAGCCCGGCGACGCGTTCCTGATTCCGCCGCACGTGGTTCACTCCGGGGTGGTGACGGCCGGTCCCGCCCGCGTGCTCGACATCTTCAGCCCGGTGCGCGAGGACTACGTGAACCGCTACAACAGCTTCACCGGCACCGGCGGCGACACCCGCTGGCACGACCGCTGA
- a CDS encoding MMPL family transporter — MKQPSPGAGPGGARGGAAWLERAVQAGMRVAARYPAVVIATVAALTAAAGWSAARVGVSANVDELLPQDSEVVSLMEEHGQTREQTDWLVLLAEGDSLFAPATLARLRDAVEQIEARPEVTAVIDPYRFISYVRAGGRLLFEPAAAGGTAPPDVPAVQRFRRRLADDPLARGLVVSDDGAALGVLFNVPLRADYRPLFGAVDEAVQPLRDAGVEVSLAGMPTIDAATRAHLTGDLPLLLIVSVAVIMATYYVSFRSLAAMILPVLVVAVAGVWTVGTMSALGLDFTIVSVTTPPFVMTLGSAYSVHILTSYLLPAVGQRGGAHAGSTQPGPAPRFSSSVAGLGPIGVTVVLAAVTTAAGFAGLATASIAAVREFGAITGLGIAYCAVLALLFLPACVQVLGVRPRAPRSEESRRLTRVMFALSGWVLLHRRTIAIVLPILLALLAASVVGLRYETDFTRFFRGKDTVMDRNLHVQRRLSGFVDFNVTITAPRTDAGEPRTGYFLDPEVLREVARFEHEVRALPGVSWSYSFISELERMNLALTGRREVPQRRAALLLLARILAAMRDAGGAIGAAPIAADGTQLHLNARVFDVREDTFFLEGRLREFLDRVEQTASEVLPADLGVQIWSGSVAALRLTEVLVRDHLISIGVALVLVFAVAAAGFRSAALGVLALLPMAFGILVILAFLSMTGRSLDTLTMMFSSVAVGAGVDYAVHMIVGFLRRARGGSSGRGGSSGDAGRMIRATMVTSGRAIVINTVSLAAGLLVLSLSSFTPVARLGGLLAATIVAAAIGSLAFVPALLWYYRGRMPGKARA, encoded by the coding sequence GTGAAGCAGCCGAGTCCCGGCGCCGGCCCCGGCGGCGCACGCGGCGGCGCCGCATGGCTGGAACGAGCCGTGCAGGCGGGCATGCGCGTGGCGGCGCGCTACCCGGCCGTGGTAATCGCGACCGTGGCCGCGCTGACAGCCGCCGCCGGCTGGTCGGCGGCACGGGTGGGGGTGAGCGCCAACGTGGACGAGTTGTTGCCGCAAGACTCCGAGGTGGTCAGCCTGATGGAGGAACATGGACAGACCCGGGAGCAGACCGACTGGCTGGTCCTGCTGGCCGAAGGTGACTCGTTGTTCGCGCCGGCGACACTTGCCCGGCTGCGCGACGCCGTCGAGCAGATCGAGGCACGCCCGGAGGTGACCGCGGTCATCGATCCCTACCGGTTCATCTCCTACGTCCGTGCCGGCGGCCGGCTGCTGTTCGAGCCCGCCGCCGCGGGCGGCACCGCCCCGCCCGACGTCCCTGCCGTGCAGCGGTTCAGGCGGCGCCTCGCCGACGACCCACTGGCGCGCGGGCTGGTCGTTTCCGACGACGGCGCGGCCCTGGGCGTGCTGTTCAACGTGCCGCTGCGCGCCGACTACCGCCCCCTGTTCGGCGCCGTCGACGAGGCCGTGCAACCGCTGCGCGACGCGGGCGTCGAGGTTTCGCTGGCCGGCATGCCGACCATAGACGCCGCCACGCGCGCCCACCTGACCGGCGACCTGCCGCTGCTGCTGATCGTGTCGGTGGCGGTGATCATGGCGACCTACTACGTGAGCTTCCGCTCGCTGGCGGCGATGATCCTGCCGGTGCTGGTGGTCGCCGTCGCCGGCGTGTGGACGGTCGGCACCATGAGCGCGCTGGGCCTCGATTTCACCATCGTGAGCGTGACCACGCCGCCGTTCGTGATGACCCTCGGCAGCGCCTACAGCGTACACATCCTCACCTCCTACCTGCTGCCGGCGGTCGGACAACGCGGCGGCGCGCACGCCGGTTCGACACAACCGGGACCGGCGCCACGGTTCTCTTCGTCGGTCGCCGGCCTCGGCCCGATCGGTGTGACGGTGGTGCTGGCCGCCGTTACCACCGCGGCCGGGTTCGCCGGCCTGGCAACCGCCTCGATCGCCGCGGTGCGCGAGTTCGGGGCGATTACCGGCCTCGGTATCGCTTACTGTGCGGTGCTCGCGCTGCTGTTCCTGCCGGCGTGCGTGCAGGTGCTCGGCGTGCGTCCGCGCGCACCGCGCAGCGAAGAGTCGAGGCGCCTGACGCGGGTCATGTTCGCCCTGTCCGGCTGGGTGTTGTTGCACCGGCGCACCATCGCCATCGTGCTGCCGATCCTGCTTGCGCTGCTCGCCGCCTCCGTCGTCGGTTTGCGCTACGAGACCGACTTCACCCGCTTTTTCCGCGGCAAGGACACGGTGATGGACCGCAATCTGCACGTGCAACGCCGGCTCAGCGGATTCGTGGACTTCAATGTGACCATCACGGCACCGCGCACCGATGCGGGCGAACCGCGGACGGGCTACTTCCTGGACCCTGAAGTGCTGCGCGAGGTGGCACGATTCGAGCACGAGGTGCGGGCCCTGCCCGGGGTGAGCTGGAGCTACTCGTTCATTTCCGAGCTGGAGCGCATGAACCTGGCGCTGACCGGCCGTCGTGAGGTGCCCCAACGGCGCGCCGCCCTGCTGTTGCTGGCCCGCATCCTGGCGGCGATGCGCGACGCCGGCGGTGCCATCGGAGCCGCCCCGATCGCCGCCGACGGCACGCAACTGCACCTGAACGCGCGTGTGTTCGACGTGCGGGAGGACACCTTCTTCCTGGAGGGGCGCCTGCGCGAGTTTCTCGACCGCGTCGAGCAGACGGCGAGCGAAGTCCTGCCGGCAGACCTCGGCGTGCAGATCTGGAGCGGCAGCGTGGCCGCCCTGCGCCTTACCGAGGTGCTGGTGCGCGACCACCTGATCTCGATCGGTGTCGCCCTGGTGCTGGTGTTCGCGGTCGCCGCCGCCGGCTTTCGCTCGGCGGCGCTCGGCGTGCTGGCGCTGCTGCCGATGGCGTTCGGCATCCTGGTGATTCTCGCCTTCCTGTCCATGACCGGCCGCTCGCTCGACACGCTGACCATGATGTTCTCGAGCGTCGCGGTGGGCGCGGGCGTGGACTACGCCGTCCACATGATCGTCGGATTCCTGCGCCGTGCTCGCGGCGGGTCGTCCGGTCGTGGCGGGTCGTCCGGCGACGCCGGGCGCATGATCCGCGCGACGATGGTGACCTCGGGCCGGGCGATCGTGATCAACACGGTGTCGCTGGCCGCCGGGCTGCTGGTGTTGTCGCTGTCGAGCTTTACCCCGGTGGCCCGGCTCGGCGGGCTGCTGGCGGCGACCATCGTTGCCGCCGCGATCGGATCGCTGGCGTTCGTACCGGCCCTGCTCTGGTACTATCGCGGCCGGATGCCCGGTAAGGCGCGGGCGTAG
- a CDS encoding SDR family oxidoreductase: MADRLRHKVALVTGAGSGIGAATATLFAAEGASVALADLRSGSVEERAAALAGRGEAAVALAGDVTRSADAERMVQSVVERFGRIDILVNCAGVTPRYAPPEWDYERTWDWVIGVNLKGTYLMSRFATARMQQQGGGAVVNLSSIYGLVGRPTFFGTGHDPYPPAKGGIITLTKDMANALGKHGIRINALCPGFIYTHMTRTLTDDSDWLSQMEAMEPLGRLGQPDEVARAALFLASDDASFITGVALPVDGGYTAQ, from the coding sequence ATGGCAGACAGATTGCGGCACAAGGTGGCACTGGTGACCGGCGCCGGTTCGGGGATCGGGGCCGCCACGGCGACGCTGTTCGCCGCCGAGGGTGCCTCCGTTGCGCTCGCCGACCTGCGGTCGGGATCGGTCGAGGAGCGCGCCGCCGCGCTGGCCGGCCGCGGCGAGGCCGCCGTTGCGCTGGCCGGCGACGTGACCCGTTCGGCGGACGCGGAACGCATGGTGCAGTCGGTGGTGGAGCGCTTCGGACGCATCGACATTCTGGTCAACTGCGCGGGGGTGACGCCGCGCTACGCGCCGCCGGAGTGGGACTACGAGCGGACCTGGGACTGGGTGATCGGCGTCAACCTCAAGGGCACCTACCTGATGTCACGCTTCGCCACCGCCCGCATGCAACAGCAGGGCGGCGGCGCGGTGGTCAATCTGTCCTCCATCTACGGGCTGGTCGGGCGCCCCACGTTTTTCGGTACCGGCCACGATCCCTACCCGCCCGCCAAGGGCGGCATCATCACGCTCACCAAGGACATGGCCAATGCGCTCGGCAAGCACGGCATCCGGATCAACGCGCTGTGCCCCGGCTTCATCTACACGCACATGACCCGCACCCTCACCGACGATTCGGACTGGCTCAGCCAGATGGAGGCGATGGAGCCGCTCGGCCGCCTCGGGCAGCCGGATGAGGTGGCGCGGGCGGCACTGTTCCTGGCCTCCGACGACGCCTCGTTCATCACCGGTGTGGCCCTGCCGGTCGACGGCGGCTATACCGCTCAGTAA